In Struthio camelus isolate bStrCam1 chromosome 31, bStrCam1.hap1, whole genome shotgun sequence, the genomic window GGGGAACTCCTTGGGGACACGGTGAGGTCTAGCTGGGGACACCCTTGGAGATACAGCAAGGTCCAGCTGGGGACACCCTTGAGGACACAGTGAAGCCTGACTGACGATGCCCTTGGGGACATGGCAAGGTCCAGCTGGGGACTCCCTTGGGGACATGGCAAGGCCTGGCTGGGAACTCCCTTGGGGACACAGTGAGGTCCAGCTGGGGACCTCCTTGGGGACATGGCAAGGCCTGACTGGGGACACCCTTGGGGGCATGGTAAGGTCTGGTTGGGGACCCCCTTGGGGACATGGTAAGGTCTGGCTCTGGACCTCATTGGCTCGGGCAGACAGGAGCATCCCGCCAGGATCCCCTTGTCCGGGGGACATGGGAGCATCCACCCAGGGTGTCCCTTGGCCCGGGGACATGGCAGTGGCTGGCGGGGGACCCCCTTGGCTTGGGGACGTGGCGAGGTCCAGCTGGGGATCCCCTTGTCTAGTGGTGTCTGAGGACTGCTGTCCTGGGGACTTCTCTCTAGGGGACATACTGGTGTGCGGCCAGGGGACATGACAGCGTCTAGGGATGCTCTGCCTGAGGGACACAGTGGTGTCCAGGGACCTGCTGTCTTGGGGACACGCTGGTGTCTGGGGACCCTCTGCCTAGGGGACACAGTGGTGTCCAGAGACCCCTATCTAGGGGACACAGTGGTGCCTGGGGCCCTGCTGTCCTGGGGACATGCTGGTGTCTGGGGACCTCCTGTCTAGGGGACACAGTATTGTCCAGCCAGAGGACACACTGGTGTCTGTCCAAGGGACATGCTGGTGTCCAAGGACCTCCTGCCTAGGGGACAGAGGGGTGGCCAGAAAATTGCTGTCTTGGGAACACACTAGTgtctggggagcctctgccttgGGGACGCACCGGCGTCCCTCCAGGGGACACCCCGGTGTCCGTGGCTCCCAGACCGGGTGGCACCGATCGCTGCCCGGAGCTCGACTCCCCCCTAGTGGTGCCAGTGCCCAGGTGGCCCTGGGTGTCCTAAGCACCCACCCAAGCAGGTGCCCTGACGTCACCCCTTCCCCAATCCTGGCACCACCAGGCACCCCACCAACTCGGcgggtgctcagcaccctgcgCCGCCTCCCTACCGACGTAGGCGTCCGCAAAGTCCCGCGCCGCCTGGCGAGCCACAGCCGCCACCTCCTCGTCTCCCATGTCCTCAAAGAGGGACCGGGTAGCAGGCAGCACCCGCAGCAGGCTCAAGGCGGCCGCCACCTCCTCTTCTAGCTTCCTCGGCCCCGTCCGGGCGCTGAAGTCCCTGCGCCGAAAGCTGCTGGGCGCCCGCCCCCCCGTCACCCCATAGTAGTGCTCCTGGAGCAGAGCGGTGAGTGGCATGGGTGCCTCGGCCAGGCGGGCACCCAGCAGCACCCCGTCCAGCGCCCCGTTGGCGAAGGCGTCAGGGACAGGCGATGGGGGGCCCATCAAGGTGAAGACCTCTGGGTCCTCCACGTCGTCCCAGCACCCATCAGGCCCCAGGGTGGCCCAGCTGCTGTTGGCGCGGGCCAGCAGGTAGGATGTCCCCAAGGCTTCGGCCACGGTGACGGCGTAGAGCGGGTCCATGGGTGCCGGTGCAGCGGTAGGGACGGGTGTCCCCGTGGCACGCTTGAGAGCCACCTCAATGCCGGCCAGCAATGGGGCGACAGCCACGGTGGAGCCGTCAGGTGCCAGCAGCACGCCGCGCTCGGTGGcctccaccccaggctgcaggagctcggTGAGGAGCGCCTGCTGCTCAGGGTCGAGAGCCGGCAGGGCTGGAGGCGCAGCCGGGGTGGCACCCAGCacggcgcagcgcagcggggTGCCCCCGCCGCCCAGCGCCCGCGCCAGCTCCGGCACACCACCGGCGAAGCCCTCCGTGGCGTTGGCGGCCTCCAGGGCTTCCACAATCTTTACCAGTGAGTCCACGTGGCGCGGGAGGCGACCTGGAGCAAGGGGAAGGCACCCGGAGCAAGGCAGGTGCACCCGGAGCAAGGTGGGTGTGCTCAGAGCAAGGGGAAGGCACCTGGAGCGAGGTGGGTGCACCCAGAGCAAAGTGAATGCACCTAGAGCAAGGCAAAGGCACCTGGAGTGAGGTGGGTGCACCTAGAGCAAGGTGGGTTCACCCAGAGCAAGGCAAATGCACCTGGAGCAAGGTGAGTGCACCCAGAGCAAGGTGAATGCACCTGGAGCAATGTAAATGCACCCGGAGCAAGGCGGGTGCACCCAGAGCAAGGCAAGCGCACCCAAAAGAGACCGAGTGCAGTCTGGGGGCCATCCACACAACTGGAGCAAGGTGAAACATTTCCGACGCCGGACAAATATGTGCAGAGCAACGCGAAGATGCCCAGAGCACAATAAATTCATCCAAAGCTGGACAAACGTGTCTGGAGCAAGACGAACAAGCCCGGAGTAGTGCAAAAATGCCCAGAGCGAGGCAAGTGCTTCCAAAACAAGGTGAACGCACCCGGAGGAAAGTGAACGTGGCCCAGAGCAAGGGGAACGCATCCCGAAAAAAGATGTACGTGCTTGGAGCAAGGTGCACTTGCTTGCAGCAAAATGAACAGGATCGGAGCAAAACAGAATGGGATCGGAGTAAAGTAAACGGGCTGGGAGCAAATAAACAGGCTCAGAGCAAAATAAATGGGTTTGGAGCAAGATAAACAGGACCGGAGCAAAATAAAACGGGatcagagcaaaataaaatggaattggAGCAAAATAAATGGGATCAGAGCAAAGTAAATGGGCTCGGAGCAAAATAAAACGGGATCAGAGCAAAATAAACAGGATCAGAGCAAGACAAATGGGATCGGAGCAAGACAAACAAGCTCAGAGCAGGTGACTGTGCATGTGGCATCGGCACAGAGGATCCCGGAGACCTCCCGGCCATGGCCCCGAGCACCAGCCCCAATCCGGGTGCAAATTCCAGCACCG contains:
- the PGLYRP2 gene encoding N-acetylmuramoyl-L-alanine amidase — translated: MLPTRMQCLALLLSLCTQPATGRLPRHVDSLVKIVEALEAANATEGFAGGVPELARALGGGGTPLRCAVLGATPAAPPALPALDPEQQALLTELLQPGVEATERGVLLAPDGSTVAVAPLLAGIEVALKRATGTPVPTAAPAPMDPLYAVTVAEALGTSYLLARANSSWATLGPDGCWDDVEDPEVFTLMGPPSPVPDAFANGALDGVLLGARLAEAPMPLTALLQEHYYGVTGGRAPSSFRRRDFSARTGPRKLEEEVAAALSLLRVLPATRSLFEDMGDEEVAAVARQAARDFADAYVECPAVLPRCMWGARPYRGTPSTLTPPLPFVYIHHTYEPGAPCRTFATCTRAMRAMQRFHQDTRGWDDIGYSFVVGSDGYLYEGRGWHWVGAHTRGYNRQGYGVGYVGDYTASPPDADALALVRDAFLPCAVRAGRLRRNYTVRGHRQMGRTDCPGDSLFREIETWRGFQ